The genomic DNA CGCCGTCGCTCAGGACCGCCAGCGTGAGGGGCGCACTGACTTCCTCGGTGCCGGTGCAGGCGCCCAGCAGGGCCGTGAGGAGCAGGGCGGCGGGCCGCGGGAACGGGAGCCCGCTGGTGGGCCGCGGGGCAGACGGACGGAACACGGAACGCTGGGGCATGGTGGGGCACCTCGGGCGGGCAGGGCGGGGAGGGGTCAGGGGTTGATCAGGGGCACGCGGACGCCGCCGTCGGTCAGGTCGAACAGCGGGTAGAAGGTCTGGCCCGGCAGGCCCACCGCCAGGCGGTAGCGGCGCAGGCCCAGGTCCGCCTCGGCCTGCAGCGCCCAGCAGCAGCGGTCGATGGTCAGGCCGATCACCGGGGAGAGCGGCGCGGGGTTCTGCCGCACGCCGTCCAGCCAGGTGAAGGTCTGGCGCAGGCTGCCGCTCAGGTACGCGCCGGGCGCCTGCCCGCTGCGGCCGATGCCCACGCTGAGCCGCACGGGGTCGAGGATCAGCGTGTCGGTGGCGTGGTCGTCGGGGAAGGTGCCGCTGCGGGTGCGGGTGTACGCGGCCCGGCCGGCCAGCGCGGCCCGCTCTCCGAACAGCCAGGTGGCGTCCAGGCTGGCGCGGCTCAGTTCGGTGCGCGGCTGGTCCAGGCCCGGGGTGTTCAGGGTGGCGCCCAGGGCGAGGCGCTGGCCCGGACGGGTGGCGTTCAGGCTGCCGCTCAGGGCGGGGCGCGTGAAGCCGCCGCGCACCAGGTCGTACGGGCCGCCGTACGTGACGTTCCAGTTCGTGGCGCTGCCCTGCACGGTGCCCACGCTGAAGGTGAGGGTGCCGCTGTCCGGCGCACTGGCGGGGCGGTTCAGGAGGAGGGCGTGCGCGGTGCTCAGGCGGTACGCGCCGCGCCACGTGAGGCTGGCGTCCCCGATCAGCTGCCCGGTGGGGGGCAGCAGGCGTTCGCTGCCGCTCAGGGTGACGGGGTTCAGGACGGTGTCGCGCGTGCGGGCCAGGGTGTAGGACACGCCGATCTCGTTCACGTCGGGCGTGCGGACGTTGTGGATCAGGTAGGTGCTGAAGGTGTTCGTGCGCACGTCGCCGGTCACGGTGGCGCGCAGCGTGAGCGGGCCGGGACCGGTCAGGCGGGCATAACTGCCCGAGGCGCTCAGGGCCAGGTCCGGGGCGGGCCAGCCGCTGCTGCGGGTCCGGCTGGCCGGACGGGCGGGCGTGGTGGGCGTGGCGGGCTGCGCGGGCGTGACCGTGACCTGCCCGGCGTTCGGGTCACCGAGGGACGCCGTGAACGCCGCGCTCTCCAGCTGCTGCGTGTACAGGTTCACGCTGCTGCTGGCGCTCAGGGTCAGCGGCAGGCGGTTGACGCCCAGGGTCAGCTGCAGCGGTCCCTGCTGTTCGGGGGGCAGGAACAGGTCGCGGCTGTACGACGCGCCGAAGGTGACGTCGCGGGCCGGCACGGCCGACAGGGCCACGCCCAGCGGGGCGCTCAGCAGGCGGCCGCCCAGCGCGTCGAAGGCGAAGGGACTGGTGCCCTCGGTGCGGTTGTACGCGCCGCTGACGCTCAGGGTGTTGGTGGTGTTGAAGCGCTGCGTGAGGGTGGCGGCCAGGTTCAGCTGCACGGTGCGGGCGCCCGTGCCGTAGTAGCGGCCGGTGAAGGTGTTCTTCAGGCTCAGGTCCGCGTCCTGCCAGGGGCGGGCAGTGTACGCGAGGTCGTGCTGCTCCTCGAGTCGTTCGGTGGTGATGTTCGGGCCCTGGGCCGACGCGCTGCGTGAGAGCGGGTTGCTGGCCGCCGTGTACCGCCCGGCGGTCACGCGCACGTCCGCGCTGAGGTTCCCGCTCGTGTACACCTTGGGGTCCACCGTGACTTCCGGGAGTTTCAGGGGGGTGCCCAGGGGGGCGGTGGGTTCGGGGCCGAAGCGGTTGACGTAGTTGAAGTCCGCCGTGAACAGCGGGTAATCGGCCTTCGCGCCGAAGGTGACGTTCGTCACGCCGCGCTGCGGGTCGCTGTCGCCGCGGCCGACCTCGCTGCGGCTGACGTTCAGGGTGTAGTCCAGGTCGCGCAGCGCCGATACCAGCGGCAGGCGGCCACGCACGCCGAATTCCAGGTCCAGGTCGTAGCCGCTGCGGCCTACCGGGCGGGGGTTCGCCAGCGCGTACAGGTTCAGGCGGTCCACGAGCGGCAGCGGCGCGAACGACCGCAGGCTCACGCCCAGGCCCACACTGGGGTCGCGGTTCTGGTAGTAGCGCAGCAGCGTGGTGCCCAGGGTGCTGCTGCCCACGCTGAACGGCAGGTCGGCCTGCACGGTGTAGCCGTCCACGGTGTCCCGCCCGACCTCCAGGCGTGGTTGCCGCTCGCGGTCGTTCAGGGGCAGCACCAGCACCGGCAGGAACAGCACCGGCACGTCGGCCAGCAGCAGCTGCGCCCGGTACGCGACCAGCCGGTCGCCGGGGTACACGATCAGCCGCTCGGCGCGGAACGCGAAATCGTTCGGGGTGCGGCCGCAGCGGGCGCAGGTCGTGAAGTACCCGCCCGAGGCGCGCAGCTGCCCCGGAATGCGCTCGACCTCCTGTCCGCGGATTTCCAGCTGACTGTCGCTGATCAGCACGTCCTCGCCCGTCACCTGCTCCTGCCCGAGTTCCACGACCAGGTTCTCGCCGCGCAGGTCCTGCCGGTCCCTGGCGCTGCGGTAACTGGCGGCCCCGACCAGCGTCAGGACGCGGCGCGTGCGGTTGAACTCCACCCGCTGCGCGCGCACCACGTCCTCGTCCACGCGCAGTTCCACGTTGCCGCCCGTGATGATCACGAGTTCCTGGCCGTCCACCTGGCGCAGTTCCAGCGTGTCGGCCGAGATGATCCGCACCGTGCGCGCCCCGGCGGTGTCCAGCAGCCCCAGGCCCAGCAGGCCCAGGCCCAGCAGCGCCGCCCGCAGGCCGCGCCGGCCCCCCCCGGGCCGCTGCGCGTCCCGCCGTCCGTCGCGCGGCCGGGCGCGGCGCTTCATTCGCTGCCCGTTCCGGCGCGGGCCAGCAGCGGAGCGAGGGACGCCGGTTGCGGCAGCGCCGGGCCCAGCGCCAGCGCCGGCGCCGGGTCCGGGATGCCCGGCCGGGTGGGCGCAGCCTGCGCGCTCAGCGTACCCAGCACCGTTCCCGGGTAGTAGAAGCCCAGCACGTGCAGGTGGTCGTACCCGGCGCGCGCCAGTCCCAGCGCCCCGTACTGCGACAGGCCCACGCCGTGCCCCGCCCCGCTGCCCGAGATGACCAGGGGATTCAGGCCGGCCAGCGTCACGCGGGTGCCGGACGCACCCAGCGAGCGGATGAAACCCCCGGCGTTCGCGCCGCTGAGTTTCAGGGCGCCCGCCGCGCCCACCAGCAGGATCTCGGCCGGACGGCCCGACTCGCTCAGGCGCGTGACGGTCACGCTGGTCAGCGGCCCGGTCTTCCCGCCGTACTGCGCGGCGACCGCCTGCACCTTCGCCAGCGGCACCGTCACCTGCCAGCGCGCGCGTGGACTGCCGGCCGAGAAGGGATCCGGGCGGGCCGTCAGGTACGGCACGTCGCGGCCCCACACCTCGGCGCTGGACGCCGTGAACCCACCGGAGTCGCTGCTGAAGTACGTGCTGGCCGCCCTGGACCCGAAGGCGACCACCTGGGTGCGCGTGGCGGTCACGGCCGCGTCGGTCGCGGGCTTCTCGGCCGACAGCCCCGGGTACACCTGGCAGCTCTCGGTGGCGCAGGTGTCGTACGGCGCGGCCGGGTTGATGCGGGCCGACACGTACGTCCGCGCGATCACCGCCTGCGCCTGCAGGGCCGCCGCCGGCCAGGACGCCGGCATCTCGGCCGGGACCACGGCCCGCAGGTAGTCCTCGATGTCCACGACGTTCACGCCCTGCACGCCGCCCTGCTCGGCGCGCAGCTGCACGCCGCCGCGGTAGGTGCGGCCCGCGATCTCCACCGTGCGGTCCGCGCCGGGCGGCAGGTACAGCGTGGCGCTCCCGGTCGGCTGGCCGTTCAGGGTCAGCTGCGCCGCCCCGCCCGTTCCGGTCACGCCCACCGTCCATGCCGACGTGGGCAGCGCCGGGGCCGGCAGCGCGCCCGTCCCGCCGGTCAGTGCGCCGGTCACGCCGGTCGCCGGGGCCGGCGCGGACGGCACCCGCACGCTCAGCTGCGGTCCGGACGCCACGAGCACCCGGACATTCAGGGCGGACGCGCTGCCCGGTCCCAGCAGCAGCGCGGCAAGCAGGAGAGCGCCGGAACGCAGGCATGAACGCATGATCAGCAGCAGTATACCCAGCGCGTTCCCCCGGCGACTGACAGGACCGTGAGAAACGCCGCCCCGGGGCCGGCCCTGCTGGCGTTCGCTGTAACGTTTCCCCATCCGCGG from Deinococcus depolymerans includes the following:
- a CDS encoding SpoIID/LytB domain-containing protein, which translates into the protein MRSCLRSGALLLAALLLGPGSASALNVRVLVASGPQLSVRVPSAPAPATGVTGALTGGTGALPAPALPTSAWTVGVTGTGGAAQLTLNGQPTGSATLYLPPGADRTVEIAGRTYRGGVQLRAEQGGVQGVNVVDIEDYLRAVVPAEMPASWPAAALQAQAVIARTYVSARINPAAPYDTCATESCQVYPGLSAEKPATDAAVTATRTQVVAFGSRAASTYFSSDSGGFTASSAEVWGRDVPYLTARPDPFSAGSPRARWQVTVPLAKVQAVAAQYGGKTGPLTSVTVTRLSESGRPAEILLVGAAGALKLSGANAGGFIRSLGASGTRVTLAGLNPLVISGSGAGHGVGLSQYGALGLARAGYDHLHVLGFYYPGTVLGTLSAQAAPTRPGIPDPAPALALGPALPQPASLAPLLARAGTGSE